The Leadbetterella byssophila DSM 17132 DNA window GCTGGCACACCGCTTCCTATTTTTCAGAAGAGAATGTGGATCCGGTAAAGAGTCTACCTAAATCCATGATCTATGGTATTCTAGTCATCATAGGGATATATTTGTTAGTGAATGCGGCTATTTTGTATGTGATCCCCATTGACGTATTGGCAGGATCGAAATTGGCGGCTTCAGATGCTATTGGCTATATTTTCGGACCGGGATCCGCCCGCGTGGTGACCTTCTTTTTGATGATCTCTATTTTAGGTCTGATGAATGCTCAGGTCATGTTCTCTCCTCGAGTGATCTACTCTATGAGTAGGGACGGACTGTTCCCAAAGTTTGCACTCAGGGTCAATGAGGCTGGAACACCCTCCTTAGCCATGGCATTTACAGTAAGTTTATCTGTACTTTTGATTCTAGCAGGTAAGGAGATATGTGAGATCCTTTCGGATATTGCAGTGTTCTTTTTTGTGATTAGTTATATATCAGGATTTTCTTCCTTAGTTAGACTGCGAAAGAAGGAGCCGGAATTACCTCGACCGTTCAAAGTGCCCGGTTATCCTTTGGTTCCCATCTTCTTGGTCATTTGTTCTGTACTTTTCCTGATAGGAGCAGTAATTCAGGACATGAGAAGTTCTATGTTTGCCTTGATATTCATAGTGATATCCTATCCCTTGTATCGCTGGATTTCCCGTCCCCAATAAATTGCCTATTTTTGTATAAAATTAGATAGAATGTCATTAGAAAGATTCAGTTCTTCCCTAGAGAGAGCCTTTGAGGAGCAAGTTTTTGGGGAGCACCCGGCAGAATTATACGAGCCCATACATTATATTTTAAGTTTAGGAGGCAAAAGAATCCGACCTTTACTTACCCTTTTGTCAGCTAATCTCTTTACTAAATCTTGGGAAACCGCTATAGAGCCGGCCATGTCCGTGGAAGTGTTTCATAACTTCACCCTCATGCATGACGATATCATGGATCAGGCCCCATTGAGAAGAGGTAAGCCTACCGTTCACCACAAGTGGGATACTAACAGAGCCATTCTTTCAGGAGACGTGATGCTGGTGGAGGCTTATGAACTTTTGAGTAAATTAGAAGCATCACTCTTGAAAAAAGCGATTCTTCGCTTCAACAAAGTGGCAGCTGAGGTATGCGAAGGGCAGCAATTGGATATGCTCTTTGCTGAAAGGGAAGAAGTAAGCAAAGAAGAATATTTGGAAATGATTCGATTGAAAACTTCCGTACTGGTAGGTTATTCCATGGAATTAGGAGGAATAGTGGCAGGAGCCTCACCGGATGCCTGCGAACTACTGTATGAAGTAGGAGAGAATCTGGGATTAGGCTTTCAAATGACAGATGATATACTGGATGTATATGCTGATCCTAAGCTATTTGGTAAGCAAGTAGGGGGAGATATCTTGGAAAATAAGAAAACCTGGTTGCTGCTAAGGGCCATGGAAAAGAGCGGGGAAGATAGAGTAAGAACTTTACTTTCTATAGAAGATCCGGACCAAAAGATCTTAGCCGTCCGCACCTTGTTTGATGAATTAAATATCAAAGCGGAAGCTACTTCTATAGCTGAGGCTTATTTTGATAAAGCTATGCTTGGTCTACAAGCTTTGGTATGCCCCTTTGAAGTAGAGAAAGAAGCCTTAAATACATTGTTTTTACAGATTAGAAGCCGACAAAAATGACTTTAGTCCTTATACTTATCACCGTAGGTTTGAGTATCTACGGATTTTCAAATCCCTCTTTCTTGTACAAACTCTTAGATAATCCCTATGCAGTATCCAGAAGGAAAGAGTATTACCGACTGCTGACTTCCGGTTTTGTGCATGCAGATTATCTGCATCTCCTACTGAACATGTATGTTCTGTATATGTTTGGATCCAATATGGAGACCATCTTTGGTATGAGTTTTGGGCCACAGGGTGGGGCATATTTTCTAGGGCTTTATCTATTGGGAATTATCTTTGCCAATATTCCGGATCAGTTCAGACATAAGAATAATCCAGGCTACAATGCACTTGGGGCATCAGGAGGAGTTTCTGCCATTGTATTTGCCTCTATCTTGATTATGCCTCTGAATAAGTTGATGATCTTCCCCATTCCTGTAGAAATTCCGGCTTGGATCTTTGCCATTATTTATGTGGCTTACTCTATTTATATGGATAAAAGACAGTCAGACCGAGTGAATCATATGGCGCATTTGTATGGGGCATTATGGGGGGTACTATTTATGCTATGGGCTTATCCCGGAGTCTTACCTGTTTTCTTTCAGCAGATTGGCTCTTCCATTGGATTTTGATCCGAAAATTTCTTAAAAAAAATTGGAGTAAATCATTGCTCTGGATGATTTCTTTAGTATTTTTGCAGTCCCAAAACGGAGGTTATAGCTCAGCTGGTTAGAGCGTCGGATTGTGGTTCCGAAGGTCGTGGGTTCGAACCCCATTAGCCTCCCACAGAAGCGAGTCGAAAGACTCGCTTTTTTTATTGATACCTTTTAAAGGATTTGACGTCATAATAGAAATTTAAACTAAAAATGAAGAGAGTATTTTTATTTATGTTGCTCCTAGGAGCTTCACCAGTATTTGCACAAAATGCCTTGGAGGATGTGTTACAAAAAGCGGAAGGATTGATTAATTCAGGCTCAACTAAAGGTCTGGTAGATCTAGTAGGAGCTACGGCTAAAGCTGTGCAGAGTGAGGTTAGTTCTATGGATTCAGATACCAAATATCTTCTTTTATCTCAAGCAGACGCTTTGAAAGGTTTAGTTCCTTTAGCTTTAAGTGGAAAATTAGATCTAAGCTCTTTCTCAAATATTGTTAATAAGGTGAAGATTATTTTAGCTGCAAATCGATTAAAATCTGCCTTAAAAGGAGGGAAAAGTGGATTAGTGGAGCAGGCTCCTAAGGTCAGTAAGGCGCTAAATCTGATGAAAAACGGTGCGGAAGGCCTGGATTTAAAAAGTCTTACTAAACTCTCCAATTCTGCCATCAAGAAAGCTGATAAGTTAGACAAGGGTGGACTTTTCAAAAACTTACGCTTAAAGGCTACAGAAAAGAAATTGAATAAGATAGTAGATCTGGTAGGAGAAGTAATTTAAGTTATTCTTCCTGTGAGCCCCCAATAAGTGCGATACTTCTTGGGGGCTTTTTTTTATTCTTAGGGCTTAATTGTCTATTTTTGATCATTAACTCCTAACCTATATGAAAAGAATTCTGTTTTTTGTCTTGTTGGCTATTTCTGCGAGGGCTCAGTCCGTAGAAGAAAGAATAAAAGCCTTAGGTCCTGAATTGAATGCCCGATTAGACGCATTTAAGAAGAAGCAGAATCTAGCCAGCGTCTCCTATGCCATAGTCTATAATGGGAAGGTAGTACATCAGAATTTTGATGGTTTTATAGAGAAGGAAAGCAAAAGGCCTGCCACGGCTCAGTCGGTATACAGAATAGCTTCCATGTCTAAGAGCTTTGCCGGAGTGGCCGTTCTCCAATTAAGAGATGCAGGGAGATTGAAACTAGAAGATCCCGTTTACCAGTACATACCTGAATTAAGTGGCCAAAGTTATTCTTCTGATTCTCCCGATATTACCATTCGTCATTTGTTGACACATGCCGCAGGTTTTCCGGAAGATAATCCTTGGGGGGATAGGCAGTTGGGCATCAGTACAGAGGAAATGTTGGCTATGTTTAAGAAGGGTATTTCTTTCTCTACAGAGCCAGGACAAACATATGAATACAGTAATATGGCTTTTGCCATGTTAGGCTACATCATTTCTCAGGTGAGTGGACAAACCTACCAAGAGTATATACAAGAGCACATTTGGAATCCTTTAGGAATGAAGGATACCTATTGGGATTATACCAAGGTTCCTAAAGATCAGTTGGTACATGGCTATCGTTATTTTCAAGGTGATTTTGTAGCACAACCTATAGAAGGTGACGGAGCCTATGGAATAATGGGTGGCATATTGACTTCCACTGAAGACTTTTGCAAATATATGGCCTTTCATCAAGGGGCATATTTGGCTGAATTGGCTAAGCCTGGGATACTGAAGACATCCTCCCTTAGAGAGATGCATTTCCCATGGAACTTCAACAGTTTAAATAAGAGAGGATATAATGGTCAAGGTCAAGCCTGTGAAAACGTCTCTCATTATGGTTATGGCTTACGTTTAGATCAAAATTGTGAACAGATCAAGATGGTAGGTCATTCCGGTGGTTTGCCTGGATATGGTTCCGACTGGAAGATACTACCTCAATATGGCCTGGGTATTGTTACCTTAACGAATGGCACTTATGGCTCAGCCGCATTATTGAATAATGAGATTCTTCCATATATAGTGGCGAAGGCGCAGGTTCCTGCCACTTTACTGCCTGTTAGCCCAATCTTAAAACAGAGACAATCTGAGCTGATGTCTATACTCCCAGAGTGGAAGGAGGCCCCCATATTTGCCGTGAATTTCTTTGCCGACTATTATATAGAGGTCTTGAAAGAGGAGACAGGAAAGGTATTTAAGTCCATTGGTAAGATCAAAAAAGTGAATGAGATGGTGGCTGAAAATGCCTTGAGAGGATACTTTATAATAGAAGGAGAAAAAGGAAAAGCGAGAATAAGTTTTACCTTATCTCCAGAGAATCCACCTCTGATTCAAGCTTATACCATTCACTTATTACCATGAAGCATTTCATATTATTCTATACCACTGTAGAAGGGTATGTAGAGAAGAGAGCTCCGTATAGAGCGGAACATTTAGCTTTGGTCTTAGAATATAAAAAGGCCGGCCATATCGTCTTGGCCGGCGCTTTGAAAGATCCTGTAGATGGAGCGGTCTTAGTTTTTCATGTAGAAGATCCTGAAATCATTAAGGAATTTGTCAAAAAAGACCCTTATGTGATCCATGGATTGATTCCACGCTGGGATATCCGTGAGTGGACTACTGTTTGAAGAATCTGCTGAAATACAGCATTTGGTATTCAATGGCCACTTTCCAGTAATCTCCATTATGTACCCCTGGACGTTCCGTATAATCATGCGGAATGTTCATGTACAAAAGTTTCTCATGAAGGGCTTTATTTACGGCATAAAAGAAATCGCCCGTACCACAATCAATCATGATACTAAGTTTTCCCGGTTGGATTTTGTGCAATTGGTTAATGACGGTATGATTTTCCCAGTTTTCAGGTTTATCTGCTAATTCACCTAGGCTCTTTTTCATTTCCCAATTGTTCGGGAAAGGTCTGATATCCACTCCTCCGCTCATGGATCCACAGGCACCGAAAACATTTTGGTTACGAATTCCTAGCCAGAGTCCGCCATGTCCACCCATGCTTAGTCCGGTAACCGCCCTTCCGGAAGGGGATTTTTTCGTCTTATAAGTTTGGTCCATATAACCCACCAGCTCTTTGCTTACATAGGTTTCATAGCGCATAGACGGATTTTCGGGGCTGTCCCAATACCAAGAGTTTTGTCCGTCAGGACATACAATGATCATCTTGTAAAGACTAGCTAACTGAGGTAACTCCGGCTTGGTTTTGATCCATGAACTGTGATTTCCGCTATATCCATGCAGTAAGTATAATACCGGAAACTCTGATTCTTTATCATAGGAATCTGGCAAGATCACCACATTCTTAATGCTTTTGTTCATGGAAGCACTAGGAACTAGTACCGTGTCAACTTTCTGTGCTTGTACGTAAAAGGAAATGAACAGGAGTAGAAGAATTCTTTTCATAGTTTAAGGTTAGTCTATTAATATAAAACAAAGAATTTCAGTGTTTTAGTTCTATAAAAAAAAAGGAAAACTCCCATGAAGGGAGTTTTTTTAAGCGCCTTGTAATTTGAATTCAGAGGTAGTGTGGAACTCAATGTCCGGATTATTCTCCTTATTCATTCTTAATATCCAATCTGTCTCCGCTAGGAATACTGGATTTTCGTCTTTGTCATAGGCTATATAATTCGATTTCAAGCGGATGAACTCTGCAAGCTTAGCAGGATCTTCTGAGGTGATCCAGCACGCCTTACTATAAGGTCTGGCTTCGAATCTACAAGATGCACCGTATTCGTTCAATAAACGGTACTGTATAACCTCAAACTGAAGTTCACCTACGGTACCAATGACCTTTCTATTACCTGGCTGCAAAGTAAATAGCTGGGCCACTCCTTCTTCGGCCAGTTGGGAAACTCCTTTGTCCAACTGTTTTGCTTTTAAAGGGTCAGTATTTACTACCTCACGGAATAATTCAGGGGAGAAGCTTGGAATACCTGTGAAGTACATGGATTCACCCTCAGTAAG harbors:
- a CDS encoding APC family permease; the protein is MEKKNKLLKLLGVGFGIAVTVGGTIGTGILRKPGPIASVLGDPYLIMLVWIAVSAYAFLGVLCAIELGVSMPEAGSWYVYAKRAFGRYIGFFTGISNWLGTVSALAFGAYTVSEYLVLLLPHLDPYIRWISIGLLFILVLFHLSGTKSAGRSQEVMSFLKALGLLGFVTVCFIYGGDVDAHALQQTAERVERPALLIGIITALQAIFYTFDGWHTASYFSEENVDPVKSLPKSMIYGILVIIGIYLLVNAAILYVIPIDVLAGSKLAASDAIGYIFGPGSARVVTFFLMISILGLMNAQVMFSPRVIYSMSRDGLFPKFALRVNEAGTPSLAMAFTVSLSVLLILAGKEICEILSDIAVFFFVISYISGFSSLVRLRKKEPELPRPFKVPGYPLVPIFLVICSVLFLIGAVIQDMRSSMFALIFIVISYPLYRWISRPQ
- a CDS encoding polyprenyl synthetase family protein — encoded protein: MSLERFSSSLERAFEEQVFGEHPAELYEPIHYILSLGGKRIRPLLTLLSANLFTKSWETAIEPAMSVEVFHNFTLMHDDIMDQAPLRRGKPTVHHKWDTNRAILSGDVMLVEAYELLSKLEASLLKKAILRFNKVAAEVCEGQQLDMLFAEREEVSKEEYLEMIRLKTSVLVGYSMELGGIVAGASPDACELLYEVGENLGLGFQMTDDILDVYADPKLFGKQVGGDILENKKTWLLLRAMEKSGEDRVRTLLSIEDPDQKILAVRTLFDELNIKAEATSIAEAYFDKAMLGLQALVCPFEVEKEALNTLFLQIRSRQK
- a CDS encoding rhomboid family intramembrane serine protease — translated: MTLVLILITVGLSIYGFSNPSFLYKLLDNPYAVSRRKEYYRLLTSGFVHADYLHLLLNMYVLYMFGSNMETIFGMSFGPQGGAYFLGLYLLGIIFANIPDQFRHKNNPGYNALGASGGVSAIVFASILIMPLNKLMIFPIPVEIPAWIFAIIYVAYSIYMDKRQSDRVNHMAHLYGALWGVLFMLWAYPGVLPVFFQQIGSSIGF
- a CDS encoding serine hydrolase domain-containing protein, which codes for MKRILFFVLLAISARAQSVEERIKALGPELNARLDAFKKKQNLASVSYAIVYNGKVVHQNFDGFIEKESKRPATAQSVYRIASMSKSFAGVAVLQLRDAGRLKLEDPVYQYIPELSGQSYSSDSPDITIRHLLTHAAGFPEDNPWGDRQLGISTEEMLAMFKKGISFSTEPGQTYEYSNMAFAMLGYIISQVSGQTYQEYIQEHIWNPLGMKDTYWDYTKVPKDQLVHGYRYFQGDFVAQPIEGDGAYGIMGGILTSTEDFCKYMAFHQGAYLAELAKPGILKTSSLREMHFPWNFNSLNKRGYNGQGQACENVSHYGYGLRLDQNCEQIKMVGHSGGLPGYGSDWKILPQYGLGIVTLTNGTYGSAALLNNEILPYIVAKAQVPATLLPVSPILKQRQSELMSILPEWKEAPIFAVNFFADYYIEVLKEETGKVFKSIGKIKKVNEMVAENALRGYFIIEGEKGKARISFTLSPENPPLIQAYTIHLLP
- a CDS encoding YciI family protein, translating into MKHFILFYTTVEGYVEKRAPYRAEHLALVLEYKKAGHIVLAGALKDPVDGAVLVFHVEDPEIIKEFVKKDPYVIHGLIPRWDIREWTTV
- a CDS encoding alpha/beta hydrolase, coding for MKRILLLLFISFYVQAQKVDTVLVPSASMNKSIKNVVILPDSYDKESEFPVLYLLHGYSGNHSSWIKTKPELPQLASLYKMIIVCPDGQNSWYWDSPENPSMRYETYVSKELVGYMDQTYKTKKSPSGRAVTGLSMGGHGGLWLGIRNQNVFGACGSMSGGVDIRPFPNNWEMKKSLGELADKPENWENHTVINQLHKIQPGKLSIMIDCGTGDFFYAVNKALHEKLLYMNIPHDYTERPGVHNGDYWKVAIEYQMLYFSRFFKQ